A part of Paenibacillus sp. sptzw28 genomic DNA contains:
- a CDS encoding AAA family ATPase has product MNKIAPRKIHIIGSVGSGKTTLARKLSNKLSISHYELDNVVWKRNKPRDIKRTDEERDHLLSTIIQSDAWIIEGAHYNEWVFQSFNNADLIIFLDTDYPKRKFRIVKRFILQLLRLEKSSYKPTFDIFRNMFIWNDNFENRIKPKVINKLEQYYSKSITLKDAIEITNYLS; this is encoded by the coding sequence TTGAACAAAATAGCCCCGAGAAAAATACATATTATTGGTTCCGTTGGGAGCGGCAAAACAACTTTAGCTAGGAAACTCTCAAACAAACTGAGTATTTCACATTATGAATTGGATAATGTTGTTTGGAAGAGAAATAAACCACGTGACATTAAAAGAACTGATGAAGAACGAGATCACTTGTTGAGCACTATTATTCAGTCAGATGCTTGGATTATAGAGGGTGCTCATTATAACGAATGGGTGTTCCAAAGTTTTAATAATGCTGATTTAATTATTTTTTTGGATACTGATTATCCCAAACGGAAATTTAGAATAGTGAAAAGATTTATCTTACAGCTACTAAGATTAGAAAAATCAAGCTATAAACCGACTTTTGATATATTCAGGAACATGTTTATCTGGAATGATAATTTTGAAAATCGAATTAAACCAAAGGTTATAAATAAGTTGGAACAATATTATTCAAAGTCCATAACGCTAAAAGATGCCATTGAAATTACAAACTACTTAAGCTAA